In Canis lupus dingo isolate Sandy chromosome 33, ASM325472v2, whole genome shotgun sequence, a single genomic region encodes these proteins:
- the RPL24 gene encoding 60S ribosomal protein L24 translates to MKVELCSFSGYKIYPGHGRRYARTDGKVFQFLNAKCESAFLSKRNPRQINWTVLYRRKHKKGQSEEIQKKRTRRAVKFQRAITGASLADIMAKRNQKPEVRKAQREQAIRAAKEAKKAKQASKKTAMAAAKAPTKAAPKQKIVKPVKVSAPRVGGKR, encoded by the exons ATGAA GGTCGAGCTGTGCAGTTTCAGTGGGTACAAGATTTACCCCGGACATGGCAGGCGCTACGCCAGGACCGACGGGAAG GTCTTCCAGTTTCTTAACGCAAAATGCGAGTCGGCCTTCCTTTCCAAGAGGAACCCTCGGCAGATCAACTGGACTGTCCTCTACAGAAGAAAGCACAAAAAGGGACAGTCG gaagaaattcagaagaaaagaacTCGCCGTGCAGTCAAATTCCAGAGGGCCATCACTGGGGCATCTCTTGCTGATATAATGGCTAAGAGGAATCAGAAACCTGAAGTTAGGAAGGCTCAACGAGAACAGGCCATCAG GGCTGCCAAGGAAGCAAAAAAGGCTAAGCAAGCATCTAAAAAGACAGCAATGGCTGCTGCTAAG GCTCCCACAAAGGCAGCACCTAAGCAAAAGATTGTGAAGCCTGTGAAGGTTTCCGCACCCCGAGTTGGTGGAAAACGCTAA